The Candidatus Aenigmatarchaeota archaeon genome contains the following window.
TATTAACTAGTATGATGTAAGATGGGAAATATTTAATTGCCCCTATCTTGTATATGTTGATCGGTACAAATATACTTAAAGCAGAGAATAGTTTTGCATCTGCAGCCGACCAAACACCCAAATTCCAAAGAAAATAACCAATTAAAAATGATATTGCTACATTTAACATGACCTCTTTTGTTGATGTTAATAATGTCTTGTTATAAAATAAATTAATCAGAATTCCAAAAATTATAAGAATTAATATATGCATGTTTTTTATCTTGCCGAATTTAATGTCATAATAAGATATTAAAATAGCGAAAGGTATCAGAAGGATTAACGAGAGTTCAAACATAGATAAAAATATTAAATTTATATAATAAAATAGGTTATTATGCCAAAGTCATCCTTAAAGAAAATAGAGATGGTGGACAATCTTGAAATACATCCTGACAAGGTTATAGTTTCGGTCAATCCAAAATTCTACAGTTTAGATGTTGTCTATTCTTCCATATATACATTTCTGGATAATTGCTACTGTAAAATAGATGGTGATCCAAATGAAGAAATATTGGTCGAACTAAAACCAAAGGAAAAAGATGACCCTGAGATTTTAGGAAGGAAATTCAACAATGAGTTGATAAACTATGCTGCTTTAGAAATAAGGGGATTAAAAACACAGGATATGAGACTTGAAATTGTAAAAAGGGCTCTTGCATCTCACAGAACTTTTGAGAATTTGGAAGAAAAGCAGGAAGAGTGTGGAAGAGAGTTGGAAGACTGGGAGCTGGATCCGGAAGGAATAAACATACCTTGGGAGGAGAAATATGGAAAAGAAGCCTGAAAAGGTCTTGGTTAATTTTGACACAAAATTTTTCAAAAAGGAGCATGTGATCCTGGCAGCTCAAGCTTACACAGAACCTTGCTGGGTTTTGGTGGATGGGTCAGATGAATCAATCACAGCCATTCTATTACCCAAGGAAGGTGGGATATCACCCGAAAAACTGAAAGATGAATTTTACAATTATGTGTTAGCTACAGTAAAGAACTTTGATAGTTGATGAAAAATATATCCATATATAAACAATAATTGTTAGGTGGTGCTTTGGCTATAAGTTATTTTGACTATTTTGGAACCGAGGATTTCAAGATAAACAATTTTTCATTCAAGAAATTTGATGATAATCATGTATTAGTGACTACCATTCATGGGGGATGGATCGTCCTTGATAAAAGGGAATTTGATCTCTTGAGGTTTGGGAAGTTACAAGAAGATCCAATACTTTTCAAGAAACTTGAGAAGGAAGGAATAATATTGACTGGAAACAATGAACAAAATGTTGTAAATGCCTTCAAATCAAGACAATCTTTCCTATTTTCCTCTGTAAATCTCCACATAATATCACCAACTCTCAGATGCAATCAAAGGTGTGTTTATTGTCATGCAAAATCCAAGCCATTGGATTCACATGGTTTTGACATGGATGAAGAAACAGCCAAAGCAACTGTCGATTTTATCTTTCAGGCACCAGTAAACTCAATGAGTATAGAATTCCAGGGAGGGGAACCACTGGTCAATTTTCCCATTGTTGAATATATAATAGAATATTCAAAGGAGTTGGCCAAGAAAAAGAAAAAGTTTGTTAGGTTTATTATGGTTACAAATCTAACATTGATGGATCATGATATACTGAAGTATTTGATTGAAAATAAAGTCTCACTTTGCACATCCTTGGACGGCCCTGAAAAGGTCCACAACAAGAATAGAAAGTATTTTGGGGGGAGTGGTACATACAAGGATGTGGTCCATTGGATAGATGTGATAAAAAAGGAATATAAATACCCACTGGAAGCACTTCCGACAACAACCAAATTCTCCCTTAAATATCCGAAAGAGATTGTAGATGAATATGTGGAAAGGGGTTTCAGACTCATAAGGATGAGGAGTCTTAATAATGCTGGAATGGCCCATGAACTTTGGAAAAAAATTGGATACACCCCAGAAGAATATGTGGAATTCTGGAAAAATGCTCTTGAGCATACCATAGAACTTTATAATAAAGGTGTGAATATAAAGGAGAACATGAGTGTTTTAGTTACCAGGAAGTTTTTGACAAGGAATTATCCAAATTACACTTGTTGGGGGAACCCTTGTGGGGCTGCACTTTCCCAATGTGCATATGATTATGAGGGAAATATATATGCATGTGATGAGGCTAGATCATTCGATGTCTTCAGGATAGGAAATGTCAAGGAAAGCAATTACAAGGATGTTTTCCTCTCTGATATTGTTGGAAAGATTGTAAGTGCTTCTTCTGGTTTGCTGAATGGATGTGAGGGGTGTGTGTGGCATCCATTTTGCGGGTTCTGTATGGTCTGCACTTTTGGGCAGCAGGGGAATATAATAGGGAATATGGGAATTGACAATGAATGCAAGATCAGGAAATCCATACTTGAGCACATTCTAAGAAAAATTGTCTTTTCGGAAAAAGATAGGGGAATTCTAATTAATTGGGCTTTAGGAAGAGAGGGGATTTGATCGGAGATTGAAAAGTTGATTATTTTGATACTAACTATCAAAAATTTTAACATTTAAATATCAATGTGGAAATAAGTCAAATAACAGAACAAAATCCTTGGTGGGAAGATAAAAACAAAATTAATGCCGATGAAAAGATAAAGTTGGCTCTATCAAAAAAATAAATTAGAATACACTTTCAAAGAAGAGAACAAAGTGATAGTTGGTCCTAGGCAAGTTGGAAAGACTACATTTCTGAAACTTTTTATCAAGAATCTGATAGATAAGGGGGGTTGATCCAAAAAGGACGCTATATTTTTCATGTGAACCTTTAAGGGACTTCAATGATATTATAGATATTATAAGATTCTCCGATTCAATAATAGAAGGAAAAAAATACATCTTTTTTGATGAGATAAATTTTGTTAAAGAATGGCAAAGGGCAATAAAATATATTCTAGATTCTCCACTGGCTAAAGATAAAATAATCAATGTCAGTGGCTCATCTTCCATTTCTCTTAAAAAAGAAACATTTCCTGGAAGAGAAATTAAAACAGAGTTCTTCTTACCATTATCTTTTAAGGAGTTTTGCAAAGTTTTCGGGAGTAATAACTTGAAAAATGAACTTTTGGAAAATTCTCCTCTATCTATTGAAAAAATAAACGAGAGGACAAAAAAGTTGTTTTTCTATTTCAATGAGATTGAGAGGTTATTCGGGTACTATATAAGATGCGGTGGTTTTCCAAGGAGCATGTATGAATTGATTGAAAATGGAAAAATAAGAGAAGAAACTTATGAAATCTACTGGAAATGGTTAGTTGCAGATATGGCAAAAATAGAAAGAAGTGAAAGGGTATTGTCCTCTGTTTTGCTAGGAGTCCTTAAGAATTATGGTAATAGGTTTTCTCTTAATTCTA
Protein-coding sequences here:
- the hxsB gene encoding His-Xaa-Ser system radical SAM maturase HxsB, with product MAISYFDYFGTEDFKINNFSFKKFDDNHVLVTTIHGGWIVLDKREFDLLRFGKLQEDPILFKKLEKEGIILTGNNEQNVVNAFKSRQSFLFSSVNLHIISPTLRCNQRCVYCHAKSKPLDSHGFDMDEETAKATVDFIFQAPVNSMSIEFQGGEPLVNFPIVEYIIEYSKELAKKKKKFVRFIMVTNLTLMDHDILKYLIENKVSLCTSLDGPEKVHNKNRKYFGGSGTYKDVVHWIDVIKKEYKYPLEALPTTTKFSLKYPKEIVDEYVERGFRLIRMRSLNNAGMAHELWKKIGYTPEEYVEFWKNALEHTIELYNKGVNIKENMSVLVTRKFLTRNYPNYTCWGNPCGAALSQCAYDYEGNIYACDEARSFDVFRIGNVKESNYKDVFLSDIVGKIVSASSGLLNGCEGCVWHPFCGFCMVCTFGQQGNIIGNMGIDNECKIRKSILEHILRKIVFSEKDRGILINWALGREGI